Proteins encoded in a region of the Burkholderia ubonensis subsp. mesacidophila genome:
- a CDS encoding DMT family transporter — MQRGVVYGVLAGALWGMVFLVPRLLTDFSPLLLSAGRYAMYGLVSLAAALPVARSLLARLTREDFIALAKLALVGNVAYYMLLSGAVHLIGIAPSSLIVGVLPVTVTLAGLGDRGAVPLRRLAGPLALVVAGIACINVDLFTSEAAHATTLAQKLAGIACAAGALASWTWYAVANARYLQRHHHFSGNEWSVLWGVVTGLIGGLCWLGILAAPAGTLQAALPASRWQLFWLLNLGLAIGASWLGNGLWNAASKRLPLTLSGQLIVFETVFALLYAFVFDHRLPRVLEIAALVLLLAGVYGSVRRHSDTHTKDDPLNANLTAH; from the coding sequence ATGCAGCGCGGTGTGGTGTACGGAGTGTTGGCGGGCGCCCTGTGGGGCATGGTGTTCCTGGTCCCGCGGCTGTTGACCGACTTCTCGCCGCTGCTGCTGAGCGCCGGCCGCTACGCGATGTACGGCCTCGTGTCGCTCGCGGCCGCGCTGCCGGTCGCGCGCTCGCTGCTCGCGCGCCTGACCCGCGAGGATTTCATCGCGCTCGCGAAGCTCGCGCTGGTCGGCAATGTCGCCTACTACATGCTGCTGTCCGGCGCGGTGCACCTGATCGGCATCGCGCCCAGCTCGCTGATCGTCGGCGTGCTGCCCGTGACCGTCACGCTCGCCGGTCTCGGCGACCGCGGCGCGGTGCCGCTCAGGCGGCTGGCCGGCCCGCTCGCGCTCGTCGTCGCGGGCATCGCGTGCATCAACGTCGACCTGTTCACGTCCGAAGCCGCGCACGCGACGACGCTCGCGCAGAAACTCGCCGGCATCGCGTGCGCGGCGGGTGCGCTCGCGAGCTGGACCTGGTATGCGGTCGCGAATGCCCGCTACCTGCAGCGGCATCATCATTTCAGCGGCAACGAGTGGTCGGTGCTGTGGGGCGTCGTGACGGGCCTGATCGGCGGGCTGTGCTGGCTCGGCATCCTCGCGGCGCCCGCCGGCACGCTGCAGGCGGCGCTGCCTGCGTCGCGCTGGCAGCTGTTCTGGCTGCTGAACCTCGGTCTCGCGATCGGTGCCTCGTGGCTCGGCAACGGGCTGTGGAACGCCGCGTCGAAGCGCCTGCCGCTGACGCTGTCGGGCCAGCTGATCGTGTTCGAGACCGTGTTCGCGCTGCTGTACGCGTTCGTCTTCGACCACCGGCTGCCGCGCGTGCTCGAGATCGCGGCGCTCGTGCTGCTGCTCGCGGGCGTCTACGGCTCGGTGCGCCGGCACAGCGATACCCACACGAAGGACGACCCGCTGAATGCGAACCTCACCGCGCACTGA
- a CDS encoding helix-turn-helix domain-containing protein, protein MDSLITAAARALAAGDPLGALNRVALRDDAPALALRGIAMAQLGDFERAKALVRSAARAFGPKEVVARARCVVAEAEIALASRELGWPTRALDAARATLDAHGDRVNAAHARHLEVRRLLLIGRLDDAERALAGLDPAPLPAASRAAHELVAAGIAMRRVRPGAARAALARARQAAQDAGIAALTAEIDCARGILDAPAARRIARGAARLLLLDEVEALLASDAVVVDACRHVVRDTRTAIPLTRRPVLFALARALGEAWPADVPRDALVAHAFRARHADESHRARLRVEIGRLRAMLRPLANVTATARGFALEPHGAREVVVLARPVDEKHAAVLALLADGEAWSSSALALALGASQRTVQRALDTLAAAGKVQTFGRGRARRWTTPSVPGFATTLLLPAPLPGD, encoded by the coding sequence ATGGATTCGCTGATTACGGCCGCGGCCCGCGCGCTCGCCGCGGGTGACCCGCTCGGCGCGCTGAACCGGGTCGCGCTGCGCGACGACGCGCCCGCGCTCGCGCTGCGCGGCATCGCGATGGCGCAGCTCGGCGACTTCGAGCGCGCGAAGGCGCTGGTGCGCAGCGCGGCGCGCGCGTTCGGCCCGAAGGAGGTCGTGGCCCGCGCGCGCTGCGTCGTCGCGGAAGCCGAGATCGCGCTCGCGTCGCGCGAGCTCGGCTGGCCGACCCGCGCGCTCGACGCCGCGCGCGCCACGCTCGACGCGCACGGCGATCGCGTCAATGCCGCGCACGCACGCCACCTCGAAGTGCGCCGGCTGCTGCTGATCGGGCGCCTCGACGACGCCGAGCGCGCGCTCGCCGGCCTCGATCCGGCGCCGCTGCCGGCGGCGTCGCGCGCGGCCCACGAGCTCGTCGCCGCGGGCATCGCGATGCGGCGCGTCCGGCCCGGCGCCGCGCGCGCGGCGCTCGCCCGCGCACGCCAGGCCGCGCAGGACGCCGGGATTGCCGCGCTGACGGCCGAGATCGACTGCGCGCGCGGCATCCTCGACGCGCCGGCCGCCCGCCGAATCGCGCGCGGCGCCGCGCGGCTCCTGCTGCTCGACGAAGTGGAAGCGCTGCTGGCGTCGGACGCCGTGGTCGTGGATGCGTGCCGCCATGTCGTGCGCGACACGCGCACGGCGATCCCGCTCACGCGGCGGCCGGTGCTGTTCGCGCTGGCGCGTGCGCTCGGCGAGGCGTGGCCGGCGGACGTGCCGAGAGACGCGCTCGTCGCCCACGCGTTTCGCGCGCGGCACGCGGACGAATCGCATCGCGCGCGCCTGCGCGTCGAGATCGGCCGGCTGCGCGCGATGCTCCGGCCGCTCGCGAACGTGACCGCGACCGCGCGCGGCTTCGCGCTCGAGCCGCACGGCGCGCGCGAGGTCGTCGTGCTCGCGCGCCCGGTCGACGAGAAGCATGCGGCGGTGCTCGCCCTCCTCGCCGACGGCGAAGCGTGGTCGAGCTCCGCGCTGGCCCTCGCGCTCGGCGCGAGCCAGCGCACCGTGCAGCGCGCGCTCGACACGCTCGCGGCGGCCGGAAAGGTGCAGACCTTCGGCCGCGGGCGGGCGCGCCGCTGGACGACGCCGTCCGTGCCGGGATTCGCGACGACCTTGTTACTCCCCGCGCCGCTGCCGGGCGACTAG
- a CDS encoding Vgb family protein codes for MKRSAADIIREYGPFPGVDGVHGVTFDGRQVWFASGDRLNALDPDSGETLRALDVAAHAGTAFDGRHLFQIVENRIEKIDPQTGRVLATIPAPGGGADSGLAWAEGTLWVGQYRERKIHQIDPQTGVVLRTIESNRFVTGVTWVDGELWHGTWEGDASELRRVDPQSGQVLERLEMPPGAGVSGLESDGGDRFFCGGGNSGTIRVVRRPAHGTTAPADSTDH; via the coding sequence ATGAAACGATCCGCGGCAGACATCATCCGTGAATACGGCCCCTTTCCGGGCGTCGACGGCGTGCACGGCGTCACGTTCGACGGCCGGCAGGTCTGGTTCGCGTCCGGCGACCGGCTGAACGCGCTCGATCCGGACAGCGGCGAGACGCTGCGCGCGCTCGACGTCGCCGCGCATGCGGGCACGGCCTTCGACGGCCGGCACCTGTTCCAGATCGTCGAGAACCGCATCGAGAAGATCGATCCGCAGACCGGCCGCGTGCTCGCGACGATCCCCGCGCCCGGCGGCGGCGCCGATTCGGGCCTCGCGTGGGCCGAAGGGACGCTGTGGGTCGGCCAGTATCGCGAGCGGAAGATTCATCAGATCGATCCGCAGACCGGCGTGGTGCTGCGCACGATCGAGTCCAACCGCTTCGTCACCGGCGTGACCTGGGTCGACGGCGAGCTGTGGCACGGCACCTGGGAAGGCGACGCCAGCGAGCTGCGGCGGGTCGATCCGCAATCGGGGCAGGTGCTCGAACGGCTCGAGATGCCGCCGGGCGCCGGCGTGTCGGGGCTCGAATCCGACGGCGGCGACCGCTTCTTCTGCGGCGGCGGCAACAGCGGGACGATCCGCGTCGTACGCCGCCCCGCACACGGCACAACCGCGCCGGCCGATTCGACGGATCACTAG
- a CDS encoding DUF2182 domain-containing protein: MTNTASAEPGFGCGRRCEAAASPPSVAGGRASRRAFVGALAALFAVGVAATIAQGASMAAMGGVPMAGGWTVSMAWSRACGQTWPGATASFLGMWGAMTVAMMLPSLAPTLWRYRQALGAAGVARAGWLTVLAGAGYFAAWGALGVFVYPAGVALAGLAARLPGVARAFPVLAGVVVLLAGALQFTAWKARRLACCRGGAAHAASLPASAGSAWRDGLRAGCRCGACCANLMAIALAAGIMDLRVMTAVAAAITAERVAPHGARAARVGGGAAVGAGAWLIAHAAGLA, encoded by the coding sequence ATGACGAATACGGCCAGCGCTGAGCCGGGATTCGGGTGCGGCCGTCGATGCGAGGCGGCCGCCTCGCCGCCTTCCGTGGCGGGCGGGCGAGCTTCCCGGCGGGCGTTCGTCGGCGCGCTGGCCGCGCTGTTCGCCGTCGGCGTGGCGGCGACGATCGCGCAGGGGGCGTCGATGGCGGCGATGGGCGGCGTGCCGATGGCGGGCGGCTGGACGGTGTCGATGGCGTGGAGCCGGGCGTGCGGACAGACGTGGCCGGGCGCTACGGCATCGTTTCTCGGCATGTGGGGCGCGATGACGGTGGCGATGATGCTGCCTTCGCTCGCGCCGACCCTGTGGCGTTACCGGCAGGCGCTCGGCGCGGCCGGCGTCGCGCGCGCGGGATGGCTGACCGTGCTCGCCGGCGCCGGCTATTTCGCGGCATGGGGCGCGCTCGGCGTATTCGTCTATCCGGCCGGTGTCGCGCTGGCCGGCCTTGCGGCGCGGCTGCCCGGCGTGGCGCGAGCGTTTCCCGTTCTGGCGGGCGTCGTGGTCCTGCTCGCGGGCGCACTGCAGTTCACTGCGTGGAAGGCGCGCCGGCTCGCCTGTTGCCGGGGTGGGGCGGCGCATGCCGCGTCGCTGCCCGCGAGCGCAGGCAGCGCGTGGCGGGACGGCCTGCGCGCCGGTTGCCGTTGCGGCGCGTGCTGCGCAAACCTGATGGCGATCGCGCTCGCGGCCGGCATCATGGACCTGCGCGTGATGACCGCGGTGGCGGCCGCCATCACCGCCGAACGTGTCGCGCCGCACGGCGCTCGCGCGGCGCGGGTCGGCGGCGGCGCGGCCGTCGGGGCGGGCGCGTGGCTGATCGCACATGCGGCCGGGCTGGCGTGA
- a CDS encoding DUF899 domain-containing protein, with product MATHLTGTRDEWLAARLALLDAEKALTRQGDELARRRQALPWVRVDKAYRFDTDDGPATLEDLFAGRSQLLVYHFMFGPDYKAGCPSCSSIADGFDGFVVHLANHDVTLMAVSRAPLAKLHAYKRRMGWTFPWASSVDSDFNFDFNVSFTDAQQRTGDLEYNYRRAGHAMDLTPPPEPVARFAATCGTDAATFSLDRPGMSAFVLEDGAVYHTYSTYARGLDGLWGMYQWLDRAPKGRNEQGVWWRRHDEYGQR from the coding sequence ATGGCCACACATCTCACCGGAACGCGCGACGAATGGCTGGCGGCGCGGCTCGCGCTGCTCGACGCCGAGAAGGCGCTGACGCGGCAGGGCGACGAGCTGGCGCGGCGGCGTCAGGCGCTGCCGTGGGTGCGCGTCGACAAGGCCTACCGGTTCGACACCGACGACGGCCCCGCGACGCTTGAAGACCTGTTCGCCGGGCGCTCGCAACTGCTCGTCTATCACTTCATGTTCGGGCCCGACTACAAGGCCGGGTGCCCGTCGTGCTCGTCGATCGCGGACGGCTTCGACGGCTTCGTCGTCCATCTGGCGAACCACGACGTGACGCTGATGGCGGTGTCGCGGGCGCCGCTCGCGAAGCTGCACGCGTACAAGCGGCGGATGGGGTGGACATTCCCGTGGGCGTCCTCGGTCGACAGCGACTTCAACTTCGATTTCAACGTGTCGTTCACCGACGCGCAGCAGCGCACGGGCGACCTCGAATACAACTACCGGCGCGCCGGCCACGCGATGGACCTGACGCCGCCGCCGGAGCCCGTCGCCCGGTTCGCGGCCACCTGCGGCACCGATGCCGCCACGTTTTCGCTCGACCGGCCCGGGATGAGCGCGTTCGTGCTCGAGGACGGCGCGGTCTATCACACTTATTCGACCTACGCGCGCGGGCTCGACGGCCTGTGGGGCATGTACCAGTGGCTCGACCGCGCGCCGAAAGGGCGCAACGAGCAGGGCGTCTGGTGGCGCCGCCATGACGAATACGGCCAGCGCTGA